In Helianthus annuus cultivar XRQ/B chromosome 8, HanXRQr2.0-SUNRISE, whole genome shotgun sequence, a single genomic region encodes these proteins:
- the LOC118480909 gene encoding uncharacterized protein LOC118480909, translating to MTTVDLNPLSPLPFLLVMEALSNIFVKAGEAGLFKGFKTPNNGPKISHLFYADDALILGERDKDSMLNVARFLRIFYMCSGLKLNLHKSNLVGLGVEDWEINEIAKVIGCEMDNIPLTYLGITVGTNMNKISNWNPVIEVFDKMLSLWKSKTLSIGGGLL from the coding sequence ATGACAACAGTAGATCTTAACCCTTTATCCCCACTCCCGTTTCTCTTGGTTATGGAAGCGTTATCTAATATTTTTGTCAAAGCTGGTGAGGCAGGTTTGTTTAAAGGTTTCAAAACTCCTAATAACGGACCGAAAATCTCTCATCTCTTTTATGCTGACGACGCTCTCATACTGGGGGAAAGGGATAAGGATAGTATGCTTAATGTGGCTAGATTTCTGAGGATTTTCTACATGTGTTCGGGGTTAAAACTTAATTTACATAAATCAAATTTAGTGGGGTTGGGTGTGGAAGACTGGGAAATCAATGAGATAGCTAAGGTGATAGGGTGTGAAATGGACAATATCCCGCTTACTTACTTGGGGATAACGGTGGGAACCAATATGAATAAAATTTCTAATTGGAATCCGGTCATAGAGGTTTTTGATAAAATGTTGTCGTTGTGGAAATCTAAAACCCTTTCAATTGGGGGAGGCTTACTCTGA
- the LOC110871918 gene encoding kirola, whose amino-acid sequence MALSGTMVKQVTIMSDGDVFHEIFRYRPHHISEMSPDNIKGVNLHEGEWGTVGSVIEWDFFHDGKPKVAKEVIEAIDEEKKSVCFKVIGGDILEAYKTFLITVHVDTHGEENVVTWTFHYEKVNESIPDPDSLMEFCLNVTKDIETHHLPKCN is encoded by the exons ATGGCTCTTAGTGGCACCATGGTTAAGCAAGTTACCATCATGTCAGATGGTGATGTGTTCCACGAAATCTTTAGATACAGACCACACCACATATCCGAAATGAGCCCCGATAACATAAAAGGTGTAAATCTACACGAAGGTGAATGGGGCACCGTTGGATCTGTTATTGAATGGGACTTTTTCCATG ATGGGAAACCGAAAGTGGCAAAGGAGGTTATCGAAGCAATCGATGAGGAGAAAAAGTCGGTGTGCTTCAAGGTAATCGGGGGCGATATACTGGAGGCTTACAAAACCTTTTTGATAACAGTTCATGTGGACACACATGGAGAAGAGAACGTGGTCACGTGGACCTTCCATTATGAGAAGGTGAATGAGAGTATTCCAGATCCAGACAGTTTGATGGAGTTTTGTCTCAATGTCACTAAAGATATTGAGACCCAtcatcttccaaagtgcaactgA